The Flammeovirga yaeyamensis genome segment GTTGATTGAAGTTTTTTCAAAAAATATAGTTAGAATATTTTCCGTTGACGAATATTGATGATGAACTTTTAACGTCCAAGTACAAAAAAGAATAATTATATGTTTTGTTGGTAAAATGATATTATTTTAAGGTGTACTTAATGTTAAGTTCTTGTGTCTGCTATTTTATTGTACTATTAATTGATAACTTCTAATGATTTAAATATTTGATACTATAAGAAAGAGGTTCAACCTATATTGTCGAACCTCTAATAATATAATTAAGACACTTTCTCAGTAAATAATTCTCTAGCTTTTTTAGTGGCATTCACCATTGCTTCTAAAGATGCTTTGGTTTCTGTCCAACCTCTTGTTTTTAATCCACAGTCAGGATTTACCCATAGTTGTTCTAATGGAATTTTAATTTTTGCTTTATTGATAAAATCAAGCATATCATAAACAGAAGGAACATTGGGTGAGTGGATATCGTATATTCCCGGTCCAATTTCATTGGGATATTTGAAGTTTGAAAAAGCATTCAATAAATGAAGCTGAGATCGTGAACATTCAATCGTAATCACATCTGCATCCATTGCAGCAATTGATTTAATGATATCATTAAATTTCGAATAACACATATGAGTATGGATTTGTGTTCCATCTTTCACCCCACTACTTGATATTTTAAAAGAGTCAACGGCCCAATCTAAATAACTTTGCCATTCTCCTTTTCTTAAAGGAAGACCTTCTCTAAATGCAGGTTCATCAATCTGAATGACCTTTAACCCCGCTTTCTCTAAATCAATCACCTCGTCTCTTATTGCCAAACTTATTTGTTTACAGGTTTTATGTCGAGGTTGATCGTCTCTAACAAAAGACCATTGTAAAATAGTAACAGGTCCTGTCAACATTCCCTTTACAGGTCGTTCAGTTAAACTTTGTGCATAGGCACTTTCTTTTACCGTCATGGCTTCAGATCTATGTACATCACCATAAATAATAGGAGGTTTAACATACCTCGAACCAAAGCTTTGTACCCAACCATGACTTGTAAATGTGAATCCATCCAATTGTTCTCCAAAGAATTCAACCATATCATTCCTTTCAAATTCTCCATGGACTAAAACGTCTACATCTATAGATTCTTGAAAACGAATAGCGTCTTTAATTTCATTCTTTATGAAGTCTGAGTATTGTTCATGAGTGATTTTTCCTCTTTTAAATAAGCTTCTATTCTTTCTAACTTCTTTTGTTTGAGGTAGGGACCCGATACTTGTAGTAGGAAGTAAAGGCAATTGCAAAGCCACCGCTTGTTGAACTTTTCTTGATTTAAAATCACTTGCTCTTTGAGATTCTTTAGCTGAAAGATTCTTTACTCTTTCTTGAACTTTTAGATTATTGACTAATTCGGAAGTAATTCTTGATTGAATATCAATTTGATTACTGACATAAAGAGGATGTTGATAAGGCTCTTTTTCAGCAACAAGAACTTTAAGCTGTTCTAACTCCTCAATTTTTTGTTGAGCAAAACTCAACCAAGGTTTTACTTCGGGGTGAATTTTTGATTGTTCATCCTCTAAATTTATATCAATTGGACTGTGCAAAAGAGAACAAGAAGGGGAGAGAAGAATTCGATCAGATCCTATGGATGCCTCTACTTTTTTTATTACTTCTAATGACTTTCGGAAATCATTTTTCCAAACGTTACGGCCATCAATAATGCCTAATGAAAGATGAAGGTTTTCATTAAAGAGTTCGTGATTTAAGATATCGTTTATTTGTTCACCACAACGAACTAAATCTAAGTGTAAGGTATGAATAGGGAGTTGAAGAACAGTAGTTAAGTTTCCCCCATAGCAATCGAAATAATTCCCTAAAGTGATATCTAATTGAGGAAATTCTTTTGCAAAATGTTGATACACTTTTTTAATGCACTCTTGAATCAGAGGGTTTTCATCCAATGCCAAGCAGGGTTCATCAAATTGAATTTTCGAAGCACCATGCTCAAGTAATTGATCCAGGATTACAGAGTAGGAAGCCAGTAAATCGTCTAATAGATCCAATCGGTGGAATCCTTTATCAATTTCCTTTCCTAACCAAAGAAAAGTGACAGGACCAATAATTGTTGGAAGAGTTTCAAATCCGCTGACTTTAGCTTCTTTATATTCTTCCACAATTTTGATAGGTTTGCTGATGCTAAATTGAGTGTTTTTATAAAATTCTGGAACAATAAAGTGGTAATTGGTATCGAACCACTTAGTCATTTCCATAGCTTTAACATCTGAAGTTTCATTTTGAAAACCTCTAGCTAAAGCGAAATACAATTCTAAATCATTGAGGTTTTCCTTTTGCTGAAGTTGTCTAAATCGTTTAGGGAGACAGTCGAATGTATAAATCAAATCCAGTATCTGATCATAAAACGAGAAATCGTTAGAAGGAATATCATCTAGAATAGATTGTGCTTCCCAGTTTTTCTTTCTGATGTCTTTACCAATTTCAATGAGTTTTGCAGCATCAATTTCTTTTGCCCAAAATTGTTCTAAGGCTTTTTTAAGTTCTCTTTTTGCCCCAATACGTGGGAATCCAAAGTTTCTAGTTTTCATAGTGTATGTAGTTAAAATTTCTACACAAAATTAGTTTTGATGATTTTTGTTTTGGTATAAATCAAAAACATTGGATGATAAAACTTTATATCTTATCCTTGCTGGAAAATAATTCTGATTGACTAATAAATAAGTCAGTGTATTAGAAATTTTTTCTTCAGCTAAAATGGATCAAACAGATAAAAAAATACTCAAACTGCTTCAAGAAGACGGAAGTATTACGACAAAAGAAATAGCCAGACGAATTCATCTTTCCAACACTCCAGTTTATGAGCGAATCAAAAAAATGGAAAGGGAAGGAGTAATTAAAAAATATGTAGCAGTTTTAAATAGAGAAAAGTTAGATAGGGACTTAATCGTATTTTGTAATGTGACTTTAAAGGAACATTCTAAAATTATAGGTCATAAATTTGTAGAAGACATTACTGCTCTAGAAGAAGTGGTTGAATGTTACAATATTTCAGGAGACTATGATTTTCTTCTAAAAGTGATGGTCAAAGACATGAAGGCTTATCAAGATTTTGTTTTAAATCGATTGGGGGAAATTGAAAATATTGGGAGTGCACACAGCACATTTGTAATGGGCGAGATTAAACAGAGTTATAAAATACCAATCACAGAGTAAAAAGAAATACTAATCTGAAATTATAAAAATAAGTCTGTCCTATTAATATGTAATAAGACAGACTTACATCAATAAATAACCGATAATTATTGAATTACTGATGCTTTGAATTTCTTTAATTTGGTAGACCTACTTAATATAAGTTGCTTGTACTTTTCGGAGTCAATTTCCTTTCCAGCATTTGCTTGAGCATATTTCATGCACTCTAGTGATACTTTAAAGTCGTTTAACCATATTGAAAGCATACCAATATTTGCAGCTATATAAGCACTAGTCTTTTTATTGTAAAGTGCTTTTTTATCCTTAAAATCAACTTCCTTTAACATTGACCTAAACTTATCGATTACTTGTTCAGCCTCAACATTGTAATCTTTACCTGAATGTCCTTTATGTGCTTCAATTAAATGAAAAGCTTTGATCATGTCTTCGCAGATAGAATTGTATGCTGTATAGTCTCTTTTAGCAGTTGATTCTAATTTCAAAACAGGAATTTGGATCTGTTTTTCCGTGTAAGCATAGTTATTTGATAAGTAAGAATGTATTTCTTGGCAATGTTTTTCGAACTCTTTAGCTCTTAACTCATTAATAAAATCTTTACTTAAATGATTTTTCCAAAACTCTCTTTCCTCTTCTGATCTTAAGGCAGGAGTGTCAATGCGAACATAGTTATTAGAATTATTCAGATAACCACTGTGTATATTTTTTCCATTTACTTTTACTTGGAAAAAAACAGGCATTTTATAAATTAATTCATAAGAAAAATGAGTGAATATAATTCTTTGTCCATCAAATACTTTAACCTTTTCTACCGTTTTTTCTTCAAAACCGAGGGTCTTAAAATTATTTGTTTCGATTTCTATTGAAAAATCATCAGAATGATCCACAATAGAATAACCTTCTATTGTAGTTGCTTCAAGAAGCCTTTTTTCCACACTATCTTTTTTACTGCCATCATAAAACGATTTAGGTAAGGTGATTTTTCTGGAATAGGAAGTTAAGTTAGAGGGCAACGGATTTTCTGGTAAATGAATATATTTTACAGAAATAGTTTCTTTATCTAAATTTTGCCCAAAAAGAGAAACACTAAAAAAGATGAAAGCAAAGTGAAGAAGTTGAATACAATAAACCTTCATAAAAAGTGAGTAGTTAATTATGTAAAAAATAAAAGGGAAACAGATTGTATAAAATAGTCAGTTTCAATATGGTAAATACAAATCCCAAAATAAAAGACTTGTAAAAAATGAGCAAATAATTTTCTATTTATTTAAAAAAAGAGCCTGAATTTTGAAAGATTCAGGCTCATTCTGTAATTTTTTTCTAAAAGAAGTAGGTGTTCTTTATCGTATTTTTATTTATCGAAGTAGTTAGGATTCTGTTGTAAGAACATTTCCGCATCTTCTGCAGTCATTTTAAATTTCTGCATTAGCTTCTCCATGTCTGCAGTAACTACTTTTTTAGGTGCCGCTTTTTTTCTAGCTGCAGTAGCTCTTTTTTTAGTCTCCTTATTCTTCTTTTCTCTTGCTACAGATTCTTCTACTTCAGAAGTCACAACCGATCCGCCACTCCCGTCACATCTAACTAAGTGAGAAACAAATTCGGCATCAGGTATTCTACCTTTACATCTAGGACAAGTTCTTGTTGACATAAATATGAAATGATTATTATGATGAGTGAATGCAAATATATACTATAAAACACCTTTCATAAAAAAGTTTTCTCAACTCTTTAGAAACGTTCAATAAATAGATGCATATGTACAATAAATTCAAATGAATTTGGAGTAAATCATTTTGTTTAAAATCAAGTACTTAGATGGATATTGAGGTTTTATTTCTTCTGCATCTTTCAGAACAATATTTTACCTCTTCCCATACTTTCTTCCATTTCTTACGCCAAGAAAATTCTCTTTTGCATACAGGACAGGTCTTATGAGGTAGATGTTGCTTTTTCATCACTTAGTTTTAGGTTTAAAGTTTCGAGATCTTTTTTTCTAGCATAAGGGAAACTATTGAGGTAGTTAAACGAATAATACGAATTCAATCCAGAAATTCCAGTAGCATCAATTTTATCTAAACGTAAATAACCTTGTTCTGTGATGGCTTCTTCAGGAATGAAAATATGTTGTATTTCCCCAACGATCATTACTGTATTATTAAACTTTATAGGAATACTTTCTTTTAATTCTAAACCGATTTTTACTTTGGCTTCTTTTACAAATGGAGCCTTAAAACCATCAATATATTCAGGCGTAAAATGACATTTTTCAAATTCAGAATCTTGATCATCCATCTTGGCAGAAGTATAATGAGCCCTCATGATCTGATTCGTATTCACATGGTTTATAGTATATACATTGTTTTCGTAGATATTCCTTAATGTATGTCTTGGTACATCTTGAGATGGTCTACTAATAAAGCCCAGTAATGCAGGGTCACTCCCCAAATGCACTACCGAGCTAAAAATAGCGAGGTTATCACCATACTTTACAGACGAGCTCCCTATAAGGTTAGCGGGCTTAATGCCTGTAATACTATTAATTAGATTAAGGCGTTTCACCCGGTTCATCTCTTTAATAAGATCTTTTGTTAAATGCATGTGTTTTAATTATAATATAGTTTCTAGGTCTTTTTTTAAATCTTTTTTGACCAATTTCCAGAATTTAAAGAAGGAGTGACAGTCTCCAGAGATATTAGAAATCCAATCTCGAGATTCTCTGTTGCCTTTATAATGCTTGAATGCAGGATGTTCTTTAAAGTAGATTTCAGCACAGCCAAGTGCTGCTTTTAGCTCATCAAACTCTCCAACGAATAGTTGTATTCCTTCAATATTTTTCGATAAATCGATGATAAAATCAAGGACTCTTTTAGATATTGGAAATTTCTCAAAATGAGAAGGCTCTAATAATAAAATTCTATTTCCTTTCTCTGGGCTATGCCACTCAGGATCTAATTGATAGGAATTATAAATGAAAGTAGGAGACTTTTTATCAATAACTATAGAAGTGGCTTCAGGTAAATCGGTTTTCAATTCCAAATTTAGGGTAGCCTTCAACTCTTTGGGCACTTTTTGATATTCAATCTCATTATATGAGACATCTAAATAACTTCCTTTTTGTTGGGTATGGGTGTACTTATTAATATTTTCCTGATTGGCAAAATACTTTTTGTTTGAGTTTGCTCCACATACCCATTGCCATGACAAAGCGTTTGATGCCCAATCTCCATCAAGTAGGTGATAATACATCCATTGTGCAGGTTGTTTCCAGTGGGTCTGACCAATATTGCAAATCAACATACTTATATACATTCTCATATGATTATGCATATATCCAGTTTTCTCCAATTCATCAATTCCGTGGTCTAAAGCATCTATACCTGTAGACTTTTCTAATATTGATATTGGGAGTTGATAGTGTGCAACATTGGGTTGAGTTCTTTTTAAATCATCATCTATTAATTCTTCTTTATGAACCCACAATTGCTGCCAATAATCTCTCCAAGCCAATTCTTGAACAAATTTCTCTATCTTTCCGAATTCATACCCCTTACTTAAAAGAAGTTGGTATACCTTTTTTGTAGATATGACGCCTCTTGAAATATATGGAGATAAATAGGAGACGCTTCCATCAATGTAATTTCTAGAAGCAGCATAGCGGTCAGGATTATAATTATTTAATAGCTCAAGAATTACAGAGTATTTAGTAGAGAAATGCATGGAGGATAATATTTAAGTGTAATAACTAAATGCTACAATCTCAATTTTGTTTATAAAAACAGTCAGAATGTTTTTTATCAATGATTTTTTAATGAAAGAATAGCATCATTTTAATGTAGTTGTAAATATTATTATATCAATTTCTGTTTTTAACTCGACATTTCTCGACCAATACAACTATATGAAACTTTATAAAAAGTGATGTCAAGTAAATAGTATTGCAATTTTTTTTAACAGAAAAATATATTCATCAAAAAAAGCTGTTTTTGATATCGTGAAGATTGTTTGTGACAATTAAATAAATTTTCACATTTTTTAATTTTCACCAATATTCTACTCAAAAAACGAATGAATGAATACTTACTTCTGTAATAAATGTCTGTTTTCGGATTATTGTACTTTTTTTATAGATGAGTGAAAAGTTATTCATTTTTAAATAAAAACTAATGTAATTTTTTTTCAAAAAGTCTGTCACAAACACAGCAAATAGGTTGTTATACTTGCGAAAATTAAATGTTTTGCGTGTTTCAATTGGACAAACAACAAACCGACCGCAAACTATTTTTTTAAAGAACGAACAAATTAAATGAGCTGTGCAATTTAAAAATTGTACAATTCTAAGAATAAAGAGATATGACAGACACGAACCAACTGCTAAAAGAGACGCCGATTGCCATTGTAGGTATGGCCTCTGTATTTGCAGATTCTGAGAACCTCGAGAAGTATTGGGAGAATATTATCCAAGGGGTAGATTGTATCAAAGAAGTTCCAGATGATAGATGGAAAATCGATGATTATTATGATCCAAATCCATTAGCGGAAGATAAGACGTACTGTAAAGTAGGTGGATTTGTTCCAAAGATTGATTTCAACCCGATGGAGTTTGGTTTACCGCCAAATATTCTTGAAGTAACAGACGCTTCTCAGTTATTGGGTCTAGCAGTTGCAAAAGATGCCTTGATCGATTCTGGTTACGCTCCAGGTTCTGATGCATTAAAATCAGAACTAAGAGAAAGAACAGGTGTGATCCTTGGTGTTGGTGGTGGTCAGAAACTGATCATTCCTTTAACGGCTCGTTTGCAATATCCAGTATGGAGAAGAGCATTAGAGTCAATGGGTATGCCAGAAGAGCAAATCCAAGTGGCGATCGAAAAAATGAAAGCAGCGTTCGTGCCATGGACAGAAAACTCTTTCCCAGGTTTATTGGGTAACGTAATTTCTGGTCGTATTGCGAACCGTTTCGACTTCGGTGGTATCAACTCAGTAGTGGATGCAGCTTGTGCGGCATCACTTTCTGCAATTAAAATGGCAGTAGCTGAATTGGTAGAGAAAAGAGCAGACATGATGATTACTGGTGGTGTAGATACAGACAACTCTCCATTCATGTACATGTCATTCTCAAAAACTCCTGCATTCTCTCGTAACGGTAGCATCCGTCCATTCGATCAAGATGGCGACGGTATGTTGATCGGTGAAGGTGTAGGTATGATGGTCATGAAACGTTTAGAAGATGCTGAGCGTGATGGCGATAAAATCTATGCAGTAGTGAATGGTATTGGTGGTTCATCAGATGGTCGTTACAAGTCGGTATATGCACCACGTCCTTCAGGTCAGGCATTAGCGATGCGTAGAGCATATGAGGAAGCAGGTTATGATCCATCAACAGTTGGTTTGATTGAGGCGCACGGTACAGGTACCAACGCTGGTGATGCATCAGAAGGTGTATCAATGGGTATGGTATTCGGTGATGATGGAGTGAAAACAAATCACATTGCCTTAGGTTCTGTAAAGTCACAAATTGGTCATACAAAAGCAGCAGCAGGTGCAGCGGGTATGATTAAAGCAGCTTTAGCCTTACACCACAAAATCCTTCCAGGTACAATTAATATCACTAAGCCAAATCCTAAATTAGAAATTGAGAAGAAAGCATTCTATATCAATTCTGAAACTAGACCTTGGTTCCAGAAAGATGCACAAACTCCATTGAGAGCAGGTGTATCGGCTTTCGGTTTTGGTGGTGTGAACCTTCACTTCTCAATGGAGGAGTACAAAGGTCAGTCAATCGAGAAAAATAGAGTGCACAATATCCATAAGCAGTGGTTACTATCTGATGTATCTACTTCTGCTTTGGTAGCGTTAGCTCAAAAACATATTGCAGGTCTTACAGGTGCAGATGCTAAAACTTACTACAAAGAAGTATCAGCAACAGCATTTGCAGAGAATGTTCCTGCTAACCAGCCAAGAGTTGGTTTTGTAGCTTCATCAATTGAGGAAGCAACGAAAAAATTAGAAGCATTTGTTGCAGGTATCTCTAAAGACATTAACGCTGGAGAATGGAAGAATCCAATCTTGAACGTTTGGTTTAGAAACGCAGCTTATGCAGGTAAAGATCAGGTGGCAGCATTATTTGCCGGACAAGGTTCTCAGTACACGAACATGGGTAACGAGATTGCTTGGTCATTCCCAGAAGTGAGAGAAGTATTTGCGAAAGTAAACGGCGTATTCGAGCAAGATGGTAAGAAACCATTGACAGAAACGGTTTACCCAATTCCAGTATTCTCAGACGAAGAACGTAAACAACAACAAACAGTACTTACGCAAACAGAAAATGCACAGCCAGCCATTGGTGCATTATCAGTAAGTATGTATCACATCCTTCAAAAATCAGGTTTCAAGGCAAACTACTTTGCAGGTCACTCTTATGGTGAGCTTTCAGCATTGTATGCATCGGGTGCGATTGATCTTCCAACTTTCATCAAATTATCGAAAGAAAGAGGACAAGCAATGTCAGCACAAGCAGGTGTGGATGCCGGAACGATGATGGCAGTGAAAGGTGATGTTGTAGCAGTTCAACCTTACATCGGTAAATATCAAAATGTTCAAGTTGCTAACATCAACTCTGGAACACAAACAATATTAGGTGGTGCTAAAAACGAGTTGGAAGCGTTAAAAACTGAACTAAAAGCAGCGGGCTTATTAGCGACTATCCTTCCTGTTTCAGCAGCATTCCACACACCATTTGTTGGTCATGCTTCAAAACCATTTGCAGCAGTACTTGATCAAACAAATATTGCAGCACCTCAAGGTAAATTGTACTCAAATACACTAGGAACGGCTTACCCAGCGCAACCTCAGTTTATCAAAGAGACGCTGAAAAGACATATTTTAAGTCCGGTAAAATTCAAAGATCAAATCGATACAATGTACAATGAAGGTGCTAGAGTATTTGTTGAATTCGGACCGAAGAACATCTTATCCAACTTAACTTCTGAAATCTTATCAGGTAAAGATCATCAAGTGATTGCTTTGAATCCTAACCCTAAGAAAAACTCAGATGTTCAGTTAAGAGAAGCAGCTATTCAATTGGCTGTAATGGGTGTTCAAATCGAAAACTTTGATCCATACGCTCGTCCTGTAAAAGAAGCAGGAGCGAAGTCAAAAATGAATGTACAAATTTCAGGTACAAACTATTTGACAGATGGTTTCAAGAAGAGATATCAAGATATCCTAGAGAAAGGCGGAAAAGTACTTTCTCAAAAAGCACCAATCGTAGAAGAAATCGAGACGGTGATTGCAGAGACAACAGACATGTCTCAAATTATTGAAGAAAAAATTCGTCAGAAACAAAATTCAGCTTCCATGGCAGAGAAGGCAGTATTGGATCAAATCCAAGCAGATATTCAGCGTTTGACTGAACAGCAAAATAGAATTGAGCAAATGTTAGCATCGTTGTTCAATATGCAAGCAGATAATCAATTAGGTGCAGGTCAAGCAGCAGCTGCACAACAAATTGCAGCTCCTTCTCAAGCAGTAGCTACTCCAGCACCTGCTCAGCCAGTGGCAGCAACTCCAGCAGCACCAGTACAAGAAGCTCCTGCAGCTCAAGGTGGTGTATCCAATGCAGAAATCGAAGCATCTTTATTAGCAGTAATCGCTGAGAAGACTGGTTACCCATCTGAGATGTTAGAAATGAGCATGGATATGGAAGCTGATTTAGGTATCGACTCTATCAAGCGTGTAGAGATCTTCGGTGCAATGACAGAAGCAAATCCTTCAGTTCAAGGTGTAGATCCACAAGAATTAGCAGAGTTAAGAACATTGGCTCAAATTGCTGAATACATTTCAGGAAAAGCAGGTGCAACTTCAGCACCGGCAGCAGCTCCTGCACCAGCGGCGGCTCCAGTAGCAGCAGCACCAGTTCAAGAGACAGCAGCTCCAGCAGCACAAGGTGGTGTAACTAACGCAGAAATCGAAGCATCACTTTTAGAAGTGATTGCAGAGAAGACAGGTTACCCATCAGAAATGTTGGAAATGGGTATGGATATGGAAGCTGATTTAGGAATTGATTCTATCAAACGTGTTGAAATCTTCGGTGCGATGACAGAAGCGAATCCTTCAGTTCAAGGTGTAGATCCACAAGAATTAGCAGAGTTAAGAACATTGGCTCAAATTGCTGAATATATTTCAGGTAAAGCAGGTGCGACTTCAGCACCGGCAGCAGCTCCTGCACCAGCGGCGGCTCCAGTAGCAGCAGCACCAGTAGTTGAAACACCAGCTCCAGCAGCTCAAGGTGGCGTAACAAACGCAGAAATCGAAGCATCACTTTTAGAAGTAATTGCTGAGAAGACAGGTTACCCGGCTGAGATGTTAGAAATGGGAATGGACATGGAAGCTGATTTAGGAATTGATTCTATCAAGCGTGTTGAAATCTTCGGTGCGATGACAGAAGCAAATCCATCAGTTCAAGGTGTAGATCCACAAGAGTTAGCAGAGTTAAGAACATTAGCTCAAATTGCTGAATATATTTCAGGAAAAGCAGGTGCATCATCTGCAGGGTCGACACAAGGGTCGACCCGTACGGAAGCGCCTGTAGTTGAAGCAGCAGCGTCTGTAGGGGCTACCCATGTGTCGCCCGTGTCAAACGCAGAAATCGAAGCATCACTTTTAGAAGTAATTGCAGAGAAGACAGGTTACCCAGCAGAGATGTTGGAAATGGGTATGGACATGGAAGCTGATTTAGGAATTGACTCAATCAAGCGTGTTGAAATCTTCGGTGCGATGACAGAGGCTAATCCATCAGTTCAAGGAGTAGATCCACAAGAATTAGCAGAGCTAAGAACATTGGCTCAAATTGCTGAATACATTTCAGGTAAGGCAGGTGCATCATCTGCAGGGTCGACACAAGGGTCGACCCGTACGGAAGCGCCTGTAGTTGAAGCAGCAGCGTCTTTAGGGGCTACCCATGTGTCGCCCGTGTCAAACGCAGAAATCGAAGCATCACTTTTAGAAGTAATTGCTGAGAAGACAGGTTACCCAGCAGAGATGTTAGAAATGGGTATGGACATGGAAGCTGATTTAGGAATTGATTCTATCAAGCGTGTTGAAATCTTCGGTGCAATGACAGAGGCTAATCCATCAGTTCAAGGAGTAGATCCACAAGAATTAGCAGAGTTAAGAACATTAGCTCAAATTGCTGAATACATTTCAGGAAAAGCAGGTGCATCATCTGCAGGGTCGACACAAGGGTCGACCCGTACGGAAGCGCCTGTAGTTGAAGCAGCAGCGTCTGTAGGGGCTACCCATGTGTCGCCCGTGTCAAACGCAGAAATCGAAGCATCACTTTTAGAAGTAATTGCAGAGAAGACAGGTTACCCAGCAGAGATGTTGGAAATGGGAATGGACATGGAAGCTGATTTAGGAATTGACTCTATTAAGCGTGTTGAGATCTTCGGTGCGATGACAGAAGCAAATCCATCAGTTCAAGGTGTAGATCCACAAGAGTTAGCCGAATTGAGAACGTTAGCTCAGATTGCTGAATACATTTCAGGTAAGGCAGGTGCATCATCTGCAGGGTCGACACAAGGGTCGACCCGTACGGAAGCGCCTGTAGAAGCAGCAACAGCGTCTGTAGGGGCTACCCATGTGTCGCCCGTGTCAAACGCAGAAATCGAAGCATCACTTTTAGAAGTAATCGCTGAGAAGACGGGTTACCCAGCAGAGATGTTAGAAATGGGAATGGATATGGAAGCTGACTTAGGTATCGACTCTATCAAACGTGTAGAGATCTTCGGTGCGATGACAGAAGCAAATCCATCAGTTCAAGGTGTAGATCCTCAAGAATTAGCCGAATTGAGAACGTTAGCTCAGATTGCTGAGTACATCTCATCGAAGGCGGGAG includes the following:
- a CDS encoding type I polyketide synthase; this translates as MTDTNQLLKETPIAIVGMASVFADSENLEKYWENIIQGVDCIKEVPDDRWKIDDYYDPNPLAEDKTYCKVGGFVPKIDFNPMEFGLPPNILEVTDASQLLGLAVAKDALIDSGYAPGSDALKSELRERTGVILGVGGGQKLIIPLTARLQYPVWRRALESMGMPEEQIQVAIEKMKAAFVPWTENSFPGLLGNVISGRIANRFDFGGINSVVDAACAASLSAIKMAVAELVEKRADMMITGGVDTDNSPFMYMSFSKTPAFSRNGSIRPFDQDGDGMLIGEGVGMMVMKRLEDAERDGDKIYAVVNGIGGSSDGRYKSVYAPRPSGQALAMRRAYEEAGYDPSTVGLIEAHGTGTNAGDASEGVSMGMVFGDDGVKTNHIALGSVKSQIGHTKAAAGAAGMIKAALALHHKILPGTINITKPNPKLEIEKKAFYINSETRPWFQKDAQTPLRAGVSAFGFGGVNLHFSMEEYKGQSIEKNRVHNIHKQWLLSDVSTSALVALAQKHIAGLTGADAKTYYKEVSATAFAENVPANQPRVGFVASSIEEATKKLEAFVAGISKDINAGEWKNPILNVWFRNAAYAGKDQVAALFAGQGSQYTNMGNEIAWSFPEVREVFAKVNGVFEQDGKKPLTETVYPIPVFSDEERKQQQTVLTQTENAQPAIGALSVSMYHILQKSGFKANYFAGHSYGELSALYASGAIDLPTFIKLSKERGQAMSAQAGVDAGTMMAVKGDVVAVQPYIGKYQNVQVANINSGTQTILGGAKNELEALKTELKAAGLLATILPVSAAFHTPFVGHASKPFAAVLDQTNIAAPQGKLYSNTLGTAYPAQPQFIKETLKRHILSPVKFKDQIDTMYNEGARVFVEFGPKNILSNLTSEILSGKDHQVIALNPNPKKNSDVQLREAAIQLAVMGVQIENFDPYARPVKEAGAKSKMNVQISGTNYLTDGFKKRYQDILEKGGKVLSQKAPIVEEIETVIAETTDMSQIIEEKIRQKQNSASMAEKAVLDQIQADIQRLTEQQNRIEQMLASLFNMQADNQLGAGQAAAAQQIAAPSQAVATPAPAQPVAATPAAPVQEAPAAQGGVSNAEIEASLLAVIAEKTGYPSEMLEMSMDMEADLGIDSIKRVEIFGAMTEANPSVQGVDPQELAELRTLAQIAEYISGKAGATSAPAAAPAPAAAPVAAAPVQETAAPAAQGGVTNAEIEASLLEVIAEKTGYPSEMLEMGMDMEADLGIDSIKRVEIFGAMTEANPSVQGVDPQELAELRTLAQIAEYISGKAGATSAPAAAPAPAAAPVAAAPVVETPAPAAQGGVTNAEIEASLLEVIAEKTGYPAEMLEMGMDMEADLGIDSIKRVEIFGAMTEANPSVQGVDPQELAELRTLAQIAEYISGKAGASSAGSTQGSTRTEAPVVEAAASVGATHVSPVSNAEIEASLLEVIAEKTGYPAEMLEMGMDMEADLGIDSIKRVEIFGAMTEANPSVQGVDPQELAELRTLAQIAEYISGKAGASSAGSTQGSTRTEAPVVEAAASLGATHVSPVSNAEIEASLLEVIAEKTGYPAEMLEMGMDMEADLGIDSIKRVEIFGAMTEANPSVQGVDPQELAELRTLAQIAEYISGKAGASSAGSTQGSTRTEAPVVEAAASVGATHVSPVSNAEIEASLLEVIAEKTGYPAEMLEMGMDMEADLGIDSIKRVEIFGAMTEANPSVQGVDPQELAELRTLAQIAEYISGKAGASSAGSTQGSTRTEAPVEAATASVGATHVSPVSNAEIEASLLEVIAEKTGYPAEMLEMGMDMEADLGIDSIKRVEIFGAMTEANPSVQGVDPQELAELRTLAQIAEYISSKAGASTPSVAANTNSSIEKKKSTNQVEETTVAEDHTSFLSGNYDRVARYDVELKYIPEPDQLVIEKNADAWTVITNDGSGLTVSLAQELLAEGRKVAVLTMPASLVRQSAVTLPNEVKEIALAEISDDAIKAALAQIGGVDQFINVHPHFRFPLGQWGMHFDKEKELLKAAYLLAKHLKPTLNEYASKSTRASFMTVTRLEGAFGTKNPGNVSVIGGGYFGLTKSLNLEWTNVFCRGVDLSPQLKAEEAAKKIVAELNDADVSTTETSYNDEGKRFTLTAVEQAHTAGTMRTSGITSQNVFLVTGGAKGVTADCVRAMAKTYKSKFILVGRSALTTEEPTWAQGVAEEPILKRNAMMFLKESGEKPLPKTVNRMVGAVLSQREIEENLAYIQSVGAEAYYTAADVTDAEKLKAAVAPIVAKTGVITGIIHGAGRLADKLIENKTATDFDNVYDVKISGLLAATAAANIHDIQHVVLFSSVAGFYGNVGQTDYAIANEVLNRVAHLFKKNHPDVHVASINWGAWDAGMVSGELKKLFEAHGVSLVPSDEGPVAMVDQLSDAFKAQPQVILGGTLPLAKADISGDLKSYTVKRNMTEEKNPFLQHHMIQGNAVLPIVNASTWMVQTATDLYPGFNIQRVDNAKLFKGIVFDGTQAEDYTIKVTETSKSEKTVTLTVNVSSDNGGKLPLNHYQTQITLTSENVEAPIMQLPNENVSPAVADASTVYTDGTLFHGADFNGIKSILEMNEQSMLFKCEHDGVTEERQGQVPVKKVNPYLMDIMYQGAVVWVRRFHGAASLPLSTDYVEIFDALPFGKPFYVQIDVKKTDDFSMVSDITAFDAETGKVYMKSYGAAMTISRELTWS